A window from Plodia interpunctella isolate USDA-ARS_2022_Savannah chromosome 2, ilPloInte3.2, whole genome shotgun sequence encodes these proteins:
- the LOC128679515 gene encoding ubiquitin-conjugating enzyme E2 N — translation MAALPRRIIKETQRLMQEPVPGISAVPSETNARYFHVIVTGPEDSPFEGGLFKLELFLPEDYPMSAPKVRFITKIYHPNIDRLGRICLDILKDKWSPALQIRTVLLSIQALLSAPNPDDPLANDVAELWKVNESEAIRNAKEWTRRYAMDN, via the coding sequence ATGGCAGCCCTACCACGTAGAATAATCAAAGAGACACAGCGACTGATGCAGGAACCAGTGCCAGGAATAAGTGCGGTGCCCAGCGAAACTAATGCACGCTATTTCCACGTAATCGTCACCGGCCCAGAGGATTCGCCCTTCGAAGGAGGactatttaaattagaattatttCTACCAGAAGACTATCCTATGTCAGCGCCTAAGGTTAGGTTTATAACGAAAATATACCATCCGAATATAGATCGGCTCGGCAGAATTTGTTTGGATATCCTGAAAGACAAATGGAGCCCAGCCTTGCAGATCCGCACAGTGTTGCTGTCGATTCAGGCGTTACTATCGGCGCCGAACCCTGACGATCCCCTGGCCAACGACGTGGCCGAACTCTGGAAGGTAAACGAGAGTGAAGCTATCCGAAACGCGAAGGAATGGACGCGGAGATATGCTATGGACAACTGA
- the Cib2 gene encoding calcium and integrin-binding family member 2 isoform X3 — translation MDGSRSVAAYSKDCTFFTRKEILRVFKRFREVNPELIPKRMTGDQAHTIAVPVDQIEQLPELKENPFKRRICQVFSHDGQGNLTFEDFLDMMSVFSEAAPRDIKAWYAFRIYDLDNDMYIGREDLLEATRLLTKDELHPQEREEIVASVLDEADVDGDGKLSFVDFEHVVVRAPDFLSTFHIRV, via the exons GACTGTACATTTTTCACGAGGAAGGAAATACTAAG AGTATTCAAGCGCTTCAGAGAAGTGAATCCTGAACTGATTCCGAAGCGAATGACCGGGGACCAAGCCCACACCATAGCCGTGCCTGTAGACCAGATAGAACAGCTACCTGAACTGAAG GAAAACCCGTTCAAACGTCGTATCTGCCAAGTTTTCTCCCACGACGGTCAGGGCAATCTTACATTCGAGGACTTTCTGGACATGATGTCAGTCTTCAGCGAGGCGGCACCCAGGGACATCAAAGCTTG GTACGCCTTTCGCATCTACGACCTCGACAATGACATGTATATAGGAAGAGAGGATCTACTAGAAGCAACACGACTGCTCACAAAAGATGAGCTACACCCTCAAGAGCGAGAAGAGATTGTCGCCAGTGTGTTGGACGAAGCAGATGTTGACGGAGACGGAAAATTGTCGTTTGTGGACTTTGAGCATGTTGTGGTGCGCGCACCTGATTTTCTGTCCACCTTCCATATTagagtataa
- the Cib2 gene encoding calcium and integrin-binding family member 2 isoform X1: MFDIIQIHAMYVNCRDVAPNVVFRGQNGNPKRQTVFSGWRVNRLLYTDFSCVPSVQFPSGMGNKVVTFTEQQLEDYQDCTFFTRKEILRVFKRFREVNPELIPKRMTGDQAHTIAVPVDQIEQLPELKENPFKRRICQVFSHDGQGNLTFEDFLDMMSVFSEAAPRDIKAWYAFRIYDLDNDMYIGREDLLEATRLLTKDELHPQEREEIVASVLDEADVDGDGKLSFVDFEHVVVRAPDFLSTFHIRV, encoded by the exons ATGTTTGACATTATTCAAATACACGCAATGTACGTCAATTGTCGTGATGTTGCTCCAAATGTGGTTTTTCGTGGCCAAAACGGTAATCCGAAGCGACAGACAGTGTTTAGTGGCTGGCGAGTCAACAGGCTGCTTTATACCGATTTTTCCTGTGTTCCTTCCGTTCAGTTTCCTTCAGGGATGGGGAATAAAGTTGTGACATTCACGGAACAGCAACTGGAAGATTATCag GACTGTACATTTTTCACGAGGAAGGAAATACTAAG AGTATTCAAGCGCTTCAGAGAAGTGAATCCTGAACTGATTCCGAAGCGAATGACCGGGGACCAAGCCCACACCATAGCCGTGCCTGTAGACCAGATAGAACAGCTACCTGAACTGAAG GAAAACCCGTTCAAACGTCGTATCTGCCAAGTTTTCTCCCACGACGGTCAGGGCAATCTTACATTCGAGGACTTTCTGGACATGATGTCAGTCTTCAGCGAGGCGGCACCCAGGGACATCAAAGCTTG GTACGCCTTTCGCATCTACGACCTCGACAATGACATGTATATAGGAAGAGAGGATCTACTAGAAGCAACACGACTGCTCACAAAAGATGAGCTACACCCTCAAGAGCGAGAAGAGATTGTCGCCAGTGTGTTGGACGAAGCAGATGTTGACGGAGACGGAAAATTGTCGTTTGTGGACTTTGAGCATGTTGTGGTGCGCGCACCTGATTTTCTGTCCACCTTCCATATTagagtataa